A DNA window from Synchiropus splendidus isolate RoL2022-P1 chromosome 2, RoL_Sspl_1.0, whole genome shotgun sequence contains the following coding sequences:
- the LOC128753704 gene encoding probable ATP-dependent RNA helicase DDX5 — protein sequence MPGFSDRDRGRDRGYGGGPPRFGGGGGNRGGPNSGKFGNPGERLRKKHWNLDELPKFRKNFYQEHPDVTHRAIQDVELYRRNKEVTVKGRECPKPIVKFHEAAFPSYVMDVIVKQGWTEPTPIQSQGWPVALSGKDMVGIAQTGSGKTLAYLLPAIVHIQHQPFLEHGDGPVCLVLAPTRELAQQVQQVAAEYGRVSRLKSTCIYGGAPKGPQIRDLERGVEICIATPGRLIDFLECGKTNLRRCTYLVLDEADRMLDMGFEPQIRKIVDQIRPDRQTLMWSATWPKEVRQLAEDFLKEYIQINIGALQLSANHNILQIVDVCNDMEKEDKLIRLLEEIMSEKENKTIIFVETKRRCDEITRRMRRDGWPAMGIHGDKSQQERDWVLNEFRYGKAPILIATDVASRGLDVEDVKFVINYDYPNSSEDYIHRIGRTARSQKTGTAYTFFTPNNMKQASDLISVLREANQAINPKLIQMAEDRGGRGRGGRGGYRDDRRDRYSGGGRSNNYGGGNSFRDGDRGYGNGPKGAFGGNKTQNGGNFGGGAGNPSGNYGNNFNNGNGQGKFGAPANPGSSFGNQGFQGPPQFGGMQRPPQNGMTHPPFPFNAQQPQSQGQQGPPPPPMPPYPMPPPPFPQ from the exons ATGCCCGGTTTTTCTGATCGAGATCGAGGCAGAGATCGTGG GTATGGAGGCGGACCACCTCGCTTTGGAGGTGGGGGCGGAAATAGGGGAGGACCGAACTCTGGAAAGTTTGGCAACCCTGGTGAGAGGCTGCGGAAGAAACACTGGAACCTCGATGAGCTTCCCAAGTTTCGGAAAAACTTCTACCAGGAGCACCCGGATGTAACCCACAGAGCAATT CAAGATGTTGAGCTCTATAGAAGAAACAAGGAAGTCACAGTAAAAGGCAGAGAGTGTCCCAAACCAATTGTTAAATTCCATGAAGCTGCTTTTCCAA gctaTGTAATGGATGTTATTGTTAAACAGGGTTGGACTGAACCAACCCCTATTCAGTCTCAAGGTTGGCCGGTAGCCCTCAGCGGAAAAGACATGGTTGGCATTGCTCAAACTggatctggaaaaacacttgct TACCTTCTGCCTGCAATTGTGCACATTCAACATCAACCATTCTTGGAGCATGGAGATGGACCAGTG TGTTTGGTGCTGGCTCCAACCCGTGAACTGGCTCAGCAGGTGCAGCAAGTTGCAGCCGAGTACGGAAGAGTGTCCCGACTTAAGAGCACCTGCATCTATGGCGGTGCACCTAAAGGACCGCAGATTAGAGATCTAGAGAGAG GAGTGGAGATTTGTATTGCAACACCGGGTCGCCTAATCGACTTCTTGGAATGTGGCAAAACAAATTTGCGCCGCTGCACCTATCTTGTGCTGGATGAAGCCGACCGCATGCTTGACATGGGATTCGAGCCACAGATCCGCAAGATAGTGGATCAAATCAGG CCAGACCGTCAGACACTGATGTGGAGTGCAACTTGGCCGAAGGAAGTCCGACAGCTTGCGGAGGACTTTCTCAAAGAATATATTCAGATCAACATTGGAGCACTGCAGCTCAGTGCCAACCACAACATCTTACAGATAGTTGATGTTTGCAATGACATGGAGAAAGAAGACAA ACTGATCCGTTTGCTGGAGGAGATCATGAGTGAGAAGGAGAACAAGACCATCATTTTTGTGGAGACCAAGCGTCGATGTGATGAAATAACCAGGAGGATGAGAAGAGATGG GTGGCCAGCGATGGGAATCCATGGGGACAAAAGCCAGCAGGAGAGAGACTGGGTCCTCAATG AGTTCCGGTATGGCAAAGCTCCCATCCTCATCGCGACAGACGTGGCCTCTCGTGGCTTAG ATGTGGAGGATGTGAAATTTGTCATCAATTATGACTACCCTAACTCCTCCGAGGACTATATCCACCGCATTGGACGTACGGCCCGAAGTCAAAAAACGGGCACGGCCTACACCTTCTTCACCCCCAACAACATGAAACAGGCCAGTGATCTGATCTCTGTTCTGCGCGAGGCCAACCAGGCCATCAACCCGAAACTGATCCAGATGGCAGAAGATAGAGGAG GTCGTGGAAGAGGGGGAAGAGGTGGCTACAGGGATGACCGTCGCGATAGGTACTCTGGAGGTGGGAGGAGCAACAACTACGGCGGTGGTAATAGCTTCAGGGATGGTGATCGAGGGTATGGTAATGGCCCCAAAGGTGCCTTCGGAGGCAATAAGACCCAGAACGGTGGCAACTTTGGAGGCGGTGCAGGCAACCCCAGCGGTAACTATGGTAACAATTTTAACAACGGCAACGGACAGGGTAAATTTGGTGCTCCTGCAAACCCAGGTAGTTCTTTTGGCAACCAAGGCTTCCAAGGTCCTCCACAGTTTGGAGGCATGCAGAGGCCCCCTCAGAATGGCATGACTCACCCACCATTCCCTTTCAATGCTCAGCAACCCCAGTCACAGGGCCAACAGGGTCCACCGCCACCACCCATGCCACCGTACCCTATGCCCCCGCCTCCCTTCCCACAGTAG
- the LOC128753706 gene encoding DNA polymerase subunit gamma-2, mitochondrial-like, with product MSFRLSTWYVNNVLCQTRTLCSASTTDLLGSIKSLQQLFVDRYYVSPGVRNVALFKMGLACNYGPLGTELRSNLLNQWWLSMSSSGAQIYGINTLCRHLEVDGENTFQEPDEISREKLMKMTGILQESPSMRTNLLQGALDQFIPTFELMNKKLPFGLAETGTCFQSLDGSGCNLAEVTQASLVWFCSPRTSSQWLDHWARHRLKWWRKFALSPSDFSSSDVKEQDLEVAASRGIQISYNFPWGQEPIELLWSRGDTELLQMHKGNRSKLHCRDGRKTVPHVIAVSGNMDRGLLAFLSNSLLRREDTKQRLQQRKVLRLHPLLAPVKVALDINRGPTVELRRVCAGLLQEFLEAKISAWPGYLETAPTSMEQLTTKYDEMGVLFTILISENTLESGLLQVRSRDTTIRETMHISEVKNFISRYITAADNI from the exons ATGTCCTTTCGGCTCTCCACGTGGTATGTCAACAACGTTCTGTGTCAAACCAGGACGTTGTGTTCGGCCTCGACAACAGACCTTTTGGGCTCCATTAAGTCTCTACAGCAGCTCTTTGTGGATCGGTACTATGTTTCCCCTGGGGTGAGGAATGTGGCTCTGTTCAAAATGGGACTGGCGTGCAACTACGGACCTTTGGGAACAGAGCTCCGGAGCAACCTCCTGAATCAGTGGTGGCTCTCGATGTCCTCTTCCGGCGCGCAGATTTATGGAATAAACACTCTTTGTCGTCACCTGGAGGTGGATGGAGAGAACACGTTTCAAGAGCCAGACGAGATCAGCAGGGAAAAGCTGATGAAGATGACCGGGATCCTTCAAGAATCTCCATCAATGAGGACCAACCTTCTGCAGG GTGCCTTGGATCAATTCATCCCTACGTTTGAGCTGATGAATAAGAAGCTCCCCTTTGGCCTGGCTGAGACAGGTACCTGTTTCCAGTCATTGGATGGCTCTGGCTG tAATTTAGCAGAGGTCACCCAGGCATCTCTGGTGTGGTTTTGCTCTCCCCGTACCTCATCCCAGTGGCTGGATCACTGGGCTCGTCACAGGCTGAAATGGTGGAGGAAG TTCGCTCTGTCTCCATCCGACTTCAGCTCCAGTGACGTCAAAGAGCAAGATCTTGAAGTAGCTGCATCTCGTGGCATTCAGATATCCTACAACTTCCCATGGGGTCAAGAACCAATAGAGTTGCTGTGGAGTAGAGGAGATACAGAGCTATTGCAGATGCACAAAGGAAACCGCTCaaaactgcat TGTCGTGATGGGCGCAAAACAGTGCCTCATGTGATCGCAGTATCTGGAAACATGGACCGTGGATTGCTGGCCTTCCTGTCTAACTCACTCCTCAGGAGAGAAGACACCAAACAGAGACTGCAGCAGCGAAAG GTCCTGAGATTGCATCCCCTTTTGGCTCCAGTGAAAGTGGCGCTAGATATCAACAGGGGACCAACAGTGGAGCTAAGACGG GTTTGTGCTGGACTTCTGCAAGAATTTTTGGAGGCGAAAATTTCTGCTTGGCCTGGCTATCTTGAAACTGCGCCAACATCCATGGAGCAGCTCACCACCAA GTATGATGAGATGGGAGTACTTTTTACCATCCTGATCAGTGAGAACACACTGGAGAGTGGCCTCCTTCAAGTGCGGAGCCGAGACACCACCATCAGAGAGACCATGCACATTTCTGAGGTCAAGAACTTCATCTCTAGATACATTACCGCTGCAGATAACATCTAA